From Trueperella pecoris, a single genomic window includes:
- the aes gene encoding acetyl esterase — translation MKRIDVPSLWSEQMGTVVAKQNEISAGLYAPGQTLAQMREGYLTERKFWNEGGPQMRATRQAYISTSHGEVGIRIYRPAEGTLPIIFYIHGGGFALGNLDTHDRICRNIADESGAAVVAIDYTLSPEAKFPQAIEECAQVVQHVRVRACEFDLNGADISFAGDSGGANMSLGTYLFLRDVMNDAGGVRCFLLYYGWFGLKDSVSIRLYGGVWDGLTPEDFSMYKRLYITTEADLDSPYLNIFNADLDGLPPAYICAAEFDPLLDDSTLLARVYERQGITHEIEVVPGVIHAFLHHGRMLDEARQVMAHGGAFFNSIPSPTNNLESRTNGFFID, via the coding sequence ATGAAAAGAATTGATGTGCCCTCGTTGTGGAGCGAGCAGATGGGTACGGTCGTCGCCAAACAGAACGAAATCTCTGCGGGGCTTTACGCGCCTGGCCAGACGCTTGCACAAATGCGGGAAGGCTATCTCACGGAGCGCAAGTTCTGGAACGAAGGCGGGCCGCAGATGCGCGCGACTCGTCAGGCCTACATCTCCACATCGCACGGTGAGGTAGGCATCCGAATATACCGGCCTGCCGAAGGCACGTTACCTATCATCTTTTACATCCACGGTGGGGGATTCGCCCTCGGCAATCTTGATACGCACGATCGTATTTGCCGCAACATTGCTGACGAATCCGGTGCGGCGGTGGTTGCGATCGACTATACGCTGTCGCCGGAGGCGAAGTTCCCACAGGCTATTGAAGAATGTGCCCAGGTCGTTCAGCATGTGCGTGTCCGCGCTTGCGAATTTGACCTAAACGGAGCAGATATTTCTTTTGCTGGTGATTCAGGTGGGGCGAACATGTCCTTGGGCACTTACCTCTTCTTGCGTGACGTGATGAACGACGCCGGAGGCGTGCGTTGCTTTCTGCTGTACTACGGCTGGTTCGGGCTGAAAGATAGTGTCTCTATCCGCCTGTATGGAGGCGTGTGGGATGGTCTGACTCCCGAAGACTTCTCCATGTACAAGCGGCTTTACATCACAACTGAGGCAGACCTGGATTCACCCTATCTCAATATTTTCAATGCAGACCTGGATGGCCTCCCACCGGCCTACATTTGCGCAGCCGAGTTTGATCCTCTCCTTGACGACTCAACCTTGCTCGCAAGGGTCTATGAGAGGCAGGGGATTACCCATGAAATTGAGGTAGTGCCTGGGGTTATCCACGCCTTCCTTCACCATGGGCGCATGCTTGACGAAGCTCGTCAAGTAATGGCACATGGCGGTGCGTTTTTTAATTCGATTCCTTCACCAACCAACAATCTTGAAAGTAGGACTAATGGATTTTTCATTGACTGA
- a CDS encoding MaoC/PaaZ C-terminal domain-containing protein: MTIKTEMVGQTFGPFTRTYTFRDLELFALGCGAGIDGRDGLEYLNEKDERNPQLKVLPMFGAMLIVDSEVTRTIDYGYNYAGSLHWGFDITFHQPITKLSDTVQTKVKLEGLYDRGEGRGLLAQHIGDTYDSEGNLLFTNESWDCLIYDGGWGGPAAPKDIVDMPEREPDAEISERIPENQALIYRLSGDYHPQHIDWDYAAENGEPRPILHAISYAGVVMRHAINAFMPGEPERIKRFKTRITSPVHPGTTLKTQLWQVGPGELRFRLVDADADTTGAKPHLNWGIIEFEV, translated from the coding sequence ATGACGATCAAGACCGAGATGGTGGGACAGACCTTTGGTCCGTTCACTCGGACATACACGTTCCGAGATCTTGAGCTGTTTGCTCTCGGTTGCGGGGCAGGCATCGACGGACGCGACGGTTTGGAGTATCTCAACGAAAAAGATGAGCGTAACCCTCAGCTGAAGGTATTGCCGATGTTCGGTGCGATGCTCATCGTCGATTCTGAAGTAACCCGAACGATCGACTACGGGTACAACTACGCTGGCTCCCTCCACTGGGGTTTCGACATCACTTTCCACCAGCCGATCACCAAGTTGTCGGATACGGTCCAGACCAAGGTCAAGCTTGAGGGACTGTATGACCGTGGGGAGGGCCGTGGCCTTCTAGCCCAGCATATTGGAGACACCTACGACTCGGAAGGCAATCTTCTGTTTACCAACGAGTCGTGGGACTGCCTGATCTACGACGGCGGTTGGGGTGGTCCGGCAGCACCGAAAGATATCGTCGATATGCCTGAGCGGGAGCCTGATGCGGAGATTTCTGAGCGTATCCCCGAAAACCAGGCGCTCATCTACCGACTCTCGGGTGACTACCACCCTCAGCACATCGACTGGGATTACGCAGCCGAGAACGGCGAGCCGCGCCCGATTTTGCACGCGATTTCGTACGCCGGCGTCGTGATGCGCCACGCGATCAACGCGTTTATGCCCGGCGAGCCGGAGCGCATCAAGCGCTTCAAGACCCGCATCACTTCGCCGGTTCATCCGGGCACGACCCTCAAGACCCAACTGTGGCAGGTAGGGCCGGGCGAATTGCGTTTCCGTCTCGTCGATGCTGACGCTGATACCACCGGCGCAAAACCTCATCTGAACTGGGGAATCATCGAGTTCGAAGTGTAA
- a CDS encoding MBL fold metallo-hydrolase — protein MYDIGVYVVGPWQANCYVLSATGSVIIDPGAEPEVLLKALGGRNLEGILLTHCHSDHIGAVNELVAATGAPVYIGLHDAEGARDPRLSGFFEEGSSYAVNDFAAEWGDGHVFDWTGGTLEVIATPGHTPGSVCFLDRKNSVIYTGDTLFADGIGSTQYARASRTDLVKSLKKLGALPEELRILPGHGMSSTLRIEKLRNPYLI, from the coding sequence ATGTATGACATCGGTGTGTATGTGGTGGGTCCGTGGCAGGCCAACTGTTATGTATTGAGCGCCACGGGGAGCGTCATCATCGATCCGGGCGCTGAACCTGAGGTTCTTCTTAAGGCCTTGGGCGGGCGAAACCTTGAGGGTATCTTACTCACCCATTGCCATTCGGATCATATCGGTGCCGTCAATGAGTTGGTCGCTGCCACTGGAGCCCCGGTTTACATCGGTTTGCACGACGCCGAAGGGGCGCGCGATCCGCGTCTGTCCGGGTTTTTTGAGGAAGGCTCGTCCTATGCGGTCAACGATTTTGCGGCCGAGTGGGGTGATGGACACGTCTTCGACTGGACAGGTGGCACGCTTGAGGTTATTGCCACACCAGGCCATACCCCCGGCTCAGTGTGCTTCCTTGATCGTAAAAATTCGGTGATATATACCGGCGACACACTATTCGCGGACGGTATTGGCTCGACGCAATATGCACGAGCCAGCAGGACAGACCTCGTGAAGTCGCTGAAAAAGCTTGGAGCACTACCTGAAGAACTCCGCATACTTCCCGGGCACGGAATGTCTAGCACGTTGCGGATAGAAAAATTACGAAATCCGTATCTGATATGA
- a CDS encoding electron transfer flavoprotein subunit beta/FixA family protein, translating into MSVIVAYKYAGNPQDAKVNPDGVVDWSRVKKSVSEYDPVAIELAKKLAAEGAGEVVGISVGGQDVASSLAKKNALSKGLDRALVVADNETQGWSNTQTARALAELVRKVDDVQVVFAGDASVDEGAGVMGPLLAGALGWPCLLDVVSVQIADGTLTIRQRTESSTRTVEATGPLVLGVATDAVEVKAASMKEILAAGKKPLDTVALADIATTEVRRNVCSVSQPELRTRKKKVFEGENAAAELVEALKADGIL; encoded by the coding sequence ATGTCAGTCATCGTGGCATACAAGTACGCGGGTAATCCCCAGGACGCGAAAGTCAACCCTGACGGCGTCGTCGACTGGTCTCGTGTCAAGAAGTCAGTATCCGAATATGACCCGGTTGCGATTGAGCTCGCCAAGAAGCTTGCAGCCGAGGGAGCCGGCGAGGTCGTCGGAATTAGCGTAGGTGGACAGGACGTTGCCTCATCCTTGGCAAAGAAGAATGCCCTGTCCAAGGGGCTGGACCGCGCGCTCGTCGTCGCAGATAACGAAACGCAAGGTTGGTCGAACACGCAGACAGCGAGGGCGCTAGCTGAACTTGTCAGGAAAGTCGACGACGTCCAGGTAGTCTTCGCCGGCGATGCCTCCGTTGACGAGGGAGCCGGCGTCATGGGTCCGCTCCTGGCTGGCGCACTCGGATGGCCATGCTTGCTTGACGTTGTATCTGTTCAAATAGCGGACGGGACGCTGACGATTCGTCAGCGCACCGAATCTAGTACACGCACGGTTGAGGCTACTGGCCCGCTCGTGCTGGGGGTGGCAACGGACGCCGTCGAAGTCAAAGCTGCCTCGATGAAGGAAATTCTTGCTGCGGGCAAGAAACCGCTGGATACGGTTGCTCTCGCTGATATTGCGACAACCGAGGTCAGGCGCAATGTTTGTTCAGTGAGCCAGCCCGAGTTGCGCACCCGCAAGAAGAAGGTTTTTGAAGGCGAGAACGCTGCGGCAGAACTCGTCGAAGCACTCAAAGCCGACGGCATTTTGTAA
- a CDS encoding AMP-binding protein, with translation MITQGQGLTLIDIWDSHVRRQPDAVFLVYEDHDRDDICSWTYREFDEVIHRTSNLFLAKGIGPGDAVAVQLNNCPELIECIFALNQIGAIYVPIHPEYTVEEAKAIVADCEARMLVIEQCFLDFDPAYGDGIETLVVGGGCRHRCFTELQQAQSASPPVRRRVPMPIVEILYTSGTTSAPKGVVITEQNVVFAGYYVNWQLQMRQTDRYVTTMAASHVNMQLNALAPVLTAGATLILMRRYSATRFWKQVRKHRATLVQAMAMMVKTMLAQPESSQDAEHGVREVHYFLPISTEEKDRFEARFNVRLLNNYGSTEDLVGVITDYPTGPRRWPSIGRVGPGYNVRIMGEHGELGPGEVGEIQIQGIPGVSLMAGYWKQPQMTAETLLGNWLRTGDYGYFDKEGWIYFTDRHCDIIKRSGENISCAEVESVIARYPGVGEVAVIGVEDSIRDQAVKAVIVPKPGARIDVDELTTFCRGFLAAFKIPSIIAFQDCLPRGNYGKVLKSTLK, from the coding sequence ATGATAACACAAGGACAGGGACTGACACTGATTGACATATGGGACAGTCACGTACGTCGTCAGCCAGATGCTGTTTTCCTCGTGTATGAAGATCACGACCGCGATGATATCTGTTCATGGACCTATCGCGAGTTCGATGAGGTTATCCATCGCACCTCCAATCTGTTTTTGGCTAAAGGAATCGGGCCCGGCGACGCCGTGGCGGTCCAGCTCAACAACTGTCCAGAACTGATTGAATGCATTTTCGCGCTCAACCAGATCGGTGCTATCTACGTGCCCATCCACCCGGAATATACCGTGGAGGAAGCCAAGGCGATTGTTGCCGACTGCGAAGCGCGTATGTTGGTTATTGAACAGTGCTTTTTGGACTTCGACCCGGCTTACGGGGACGGCATCGAGACTCTTGTCGTCGGGGGAGGGTGCAGGCACAGGTGCTTTACCGAGCTTCAGCAGGCGCAAAGTGCGAGCCCGCCTGTTCGGCGTCGTGTGCCGATGCCGATCGTGGAGATCCTGTACACCTCAGGGACGACGTCGGCACCCAAGGGCGTAGTCATTACTGAGCAAAATGTTGTGTTCGCCGGGTATTACGTCAACTGGCAGTTGCAGATGCGCCAGACGGATAGGTACGTGACGACGATGGCGGCCAGTCACGTGAACATGCAGCTCAATGCGCTAGCGCCCGTTCTGACGGCCGGAGCCACACTTATCCTCATGCGCCGGTATTCTGCGACGCGTTTTTGGAAGCAAGTTCGCAAGCATCGGGCCACACTCGTTCAGGCGATGGCCATGATGGTTAAGACTATGCTCGCCCAACCTGAAAGCTCCCAGGATGCCGAACATGGAGTACGGGAAGTTCACTACTTCCTCCCGATATCGACTGAAGAGAAGGACCGTTTCGAAGCTCGTTTCAACGTGCGCCTCCTTAACAATTACGGTTCCACTGAGGACCTTGTGGGAGTTATTACGGACTACCCCACGGGGCCACGGCGTTGGCCGTCAATTGGGCGCGTGGGGCCGGGGTATAACGTGCGCATCATGGGCGAACACGGCGAACTCGGTCCTGGTGAAGTCGGCGAAATCCAAATCCAGGGAATACCGGGGGTTTCTCTCATGGCCGGCTACTGGAAACAGCCCCAGATGACGGCCGAAACGCTTCTTGGTAACTGGCTCCGAACGGGCGATTACGGCTATTTTGACAAAGAGGGGTGGATTTATTTCACCGACCGGCACTGTGACATCATCAAGCGTTCTGGAGAAAATATCTCCTGCGCCGAGGTCGAATCAGTCATTGCTCGATATCCGGGCGTGGGTGAAGTGGCGGTGATCGGAGTTGAGGACTCCATCCGTGATCAGGCCGTCAAAGCTGTGATCGTGCCCAAACCGGGGGCACGTATCGACGTCGATGAGCTCACCACTTTCTGCCGCGGGTTTCTAGCGGCGTTCAAGATTCCCAGCATCATTGCCTTCCAAGATTGTTTGCCGCGAGGCAACTACGGAAAAGTACTCAAATCAACCCTCAAATAA
- the caiA gene encoding crotonobetainyl-CoA dehydrogenase encodes MDFSLTEEQQLMADTFVELMESRAWETYFNECDENKEYPQEWVEALCELGFDRILLPEEHEGLGLGWQELTAVYEALGRMGGPTYVLYQLPGWGTIIREGSEEQKATMLSFLGSGRQMINYAMTEPSAGSNWDDMRTTYTRRDGKIYLNGHKTFQTSGMKVPYMVVMARNSEDMSVYSEFFVDMTKAGITREPLKKLGLRMDSLAEIYFDDVELEEKDFFGTEGGAFMRGVQDFDLERFLVALTNYGQAYCAFEDAAKYANQRIQGKEAIGRTQLIQLKIADMKVAITNMRNMLYEIAWKSDNGLLGRGDCSMAKYYCSHASSMVIDQALQILSGVGITGEHRVQRFYRDIRVDRVSGGTDEMMILAAGRAALKDYR; translated from the coding sequence ATGGATTTTTCATTGACTGAAGAACAGCAACTCATGGCCGACACGTTCGTCGAGCTCATGGAATCTCGCGCATGGGAGACATATTTTAACGAGTGCGACGAAAACAAGGAATACCCGCAGGAATGGGTTGAAGCATTGTGTGAGCTCGGCTTCGACCGCATCCTTCTTCCTGAGGAACACGAAGGACTTGGTCTCGGGTGGCAAGAACTGACAGCTGTGTACGAGGCGCTGGGCCGGATGGGCGGTCCCACCTATGTCCTCTATCAGCTTCCTGGTTGGGGAACGATTATTCGTGAAGGTAGCGAGGAACAGAAGGCGACGATGCTGTCGTTCCTCGGTTCTGGAAGGCAAATGATCAACTATGCCATGACCGAGCCGAGCGCAGGATCTAACTGGGATGACATGCGCACGACCTATACACGTCGGGATGGCAAGATCTACCTCAACGGACATAAGACTTTCCAGACCTCTGGAATGAAGGTTCCCTACATGGTGGTCATGGCCCGCAACTCGGAGGACATGTCTGTGTACTCGGAGTTCTTTGTGGATATGACGAAGGCAGGCATTACCCGCGAACCGTTGAAGAAGTTGGGCCTGCGTATGGACTCACTTGCGGAGATCTACTTTGACGACGTCGAGCTAGAGGAAAAGGACTTCTTTGGAACGGAGGGCGGCGCTTTTATGCGTGGTGTCCAGGACTTTGACCTTGAGCGTTTCCTCGTGGCTCTGACCAACTATGGTCAGGCATACTGCGCTTTCGAAGACGCCGCCAAATACGCCAACCAGCGTATCCAGGGAAAAGAGGCTATCGGGCGTACTCAGCTCATCCAGCTGAAGATCGCAGATATGAAAGTTGCCATCACCAACATGCGCAACATGCTCTACGAAATCGCGTGGAAGTCAGATAACGGGCTACTTGGCCGTGGCGATTGCTCGATGGCCAAGTACTACTGTTCGCATGCTTCGTCGATGGTGATCGATCAGGCGTTGCAGATCCTTTCGGGTGTGGGGATCACCGGCGAGCACCGTGTCCAGCGCTTCTACCGCGACATTCGTGTTGACCGGGTGTCGGGTGGAACGGACGAGATGATGATCCTCGCCGCTGGCCGCGCCGCGCTCAAGGACTACCGATAA
- a CDS encoding TetR/AcrR family transcriptional regulator: MSLTVPREVPLSVEERVYDAALLLYGETGWSGFNLTKVAERAGVGKSSLYSRWPTAETLLLTAFQHAYPRQQFTGKTLYEVLYQEIDARIRAYLGRYSAALRRLMVESPTGDVAVINQACRYVCTDPLETLRQGLWYYKKAGQIPEEVSIVRLVDAIEGSILLRSIWLPPQYVDCFLEKIPQYAHDLITDLLPNLACVPRPVASPCDMVYDTMPPSYQIRIS; this comes from the coding sequence TTGTCGCTCACTGTGCCTCGAGAAGTGCCGCTCTCCGTCGAAGAGCGGGTCTACGACGCTGCCCTTTTGCTCTATGGTGAAACCGGCTGGAGCGGTTTTAACCTGACCAAGGTCGCTGAGCGTGCGGGCGTTGGGAAGTCTTCTCTCTACTCGCGCTGGCCTACCGCGGAAACGCTCTTGTTGACAGCGTTCCAGCATGCTTATCCGCGTCAACAATTTACGGGAAAGACTCTCTACGAGGTCCTCTATCAGGAGATCGACGCCCGTATCCGCGCCTACCTCGGGCGTTACTCCGCCGCTCTTCGGCGCCTCATGGTGGAGTCTCCGACCGGCGACGTCGCGGTTATCAATCAAGCCTGCCGCTACGTGTGCACTGACCCGCTGGAAACCCTGCGCCAAGGCCTGTGGTATTACAAGAAGGCCGGTCAGATTCCGGAAGAGGTTTCCATCGTGCGCCTGGTGGACGCGATCGAAGGCTCCATCCTGCTTCGTTCCATATGGCTTCCGCCGCAATATGTTGATTGTTTCTTGGAAAAGATTCCTCAATACGCCCATGATTTGATCACTGACCTCCTTCCTAACTTGGCCTGCGTACCACGGCCTGTAGCCTCACCTTGTGACATGGTTTACGACACCATGCCGCCCTCATATCAGATACGGATTTCGTAA
- a CDS encoding MFS transporter has product MNDETKVSLDEIGMSPFLMRLTVFSAGGPFLEGYVHAIIGVALLKMVPELGINDTWKGMIGVAALVGLFFGAIFGGYLTDLIGRKRMFIIDVVSIAALSVLCMFVNGPLMVVLLRFLIGFAVGADYPIATSIIAEFTPKRYRAITMGFLAAVWYVGANASYLVGYFLLDVGSGWRWMLGSSVIPCLVILLGRWSIPESPRWLMSKGRYEEAAKIVRDTFGKNVVIDDEVAERTAYSAIFRRPYFKRMLFVGIIWLCQAIPMFAVYTYGPDIIATFGLGEGRSTLIGELVIGTFFMLGTIPAMFLAEFWGRRPLCIWSFVIMTGALGLLGVVPAASMAFVVVIFGIYALASGGPGNLQWLYPNEIFPTSIRASAMGAAMAFSRIATVISIFVLPNCLSTYGTGPVMIAGAVISLIGLITSIIWAPETRGLTLSEAGSDELERR; this is encoded by the coding sequence ATGAACGACGAAACGAAAGTTAGCCTCGACGAGATCGGGATGTCACCGTTCCTAATGCGACTAACGGTGTTTTCAGCTGGTGGTCCCTTCCTTGAAGGATATGTTCATGCCATTATTGGCGTGGCATTGCTCAAGATGGTTCCGGAGCTGGGCATCAACGACACGTGGAAGGGAATGATCGGAGTCGCCGCCCTCGTTGGCCTGTTCTTTGGCGCTATTTTTGGCGGTTACTTGACTGACCTGATTGGCCGAAAGCGCATGTTCATCATCGACGTGGTGTCGATTGCAGCGCTGTCGGTGTTGTGCATGTTTGTCAACGGCCCACTCATGGTTGTCCTTTTGCGATTCCTCATCGGATTCGCCGTCGGTGCCGATTACCCAATTGCTACGTCGATCATTGCTGAGTTCACGCCGAAACGATATCGGGCTATCACGATGGGGTTCCTCGCTGCGGTGTGGTACGTAGGGGCGAACGCTTCCTATCTGGTGGGCTACTTCCTCCTTGATGTGGGCAGCGGCTGGCGGTGGATGTTAGGTTCTTCTGTCATTCCTTGTTTGGTGATTCTCCTGGGACGATGGTCAATTCCGGAATCGCCAAGGTGGCTCATGTCGAAAGGACGCTACGAAGAAGCGGCGAAGATCGTACGTGATACTTTTGGGAAGAATGTTGTCATTGACGACGAGGTTGCGGAGCGGACGGCGTATTCTGCAATTTTCCGCAGGCCATATTTCAAACGCATGCTCTTTGTGGGAATCATCTGGCTGTGCCAAGCAATCCCGATGTTCGCCGTCTATACCTACGGGCCGGACATCATAGCGACTTTTGGTCTAGGGGAAGGCAGAAGCACCCTCATCGGGGAACTTGTGATTGGTACGTTCTTCATGCTGGGTACGATCCCCGCGATGTTCCTCGCAGAATTTTGGGGGCGTCGCCCGCTGTGTATCTGGTCCTTCGTGATTATGACGGGTGCTCTTGGCCTGCTTGGTGTTGTGCCGGCGGCATCGATGGCGTTCGTCGTCGTTATCTTCGGTATCTACGCGCTGGCATCGGGCGGTCCTGGAAACCTGCAGTGGCTCTATCCGAACGAGATTTTCCCGACGTCGATTCGTGCCTCGGCCATGGGGGCTGCCATGGCGTTCTCACGCATCGCCACGGTGATTTCTATTTTTGTTCTGCCCAATTGCCTGTCGACTTACGGCACTGGGCCAGTGATGATCGCCGGTGCGGTGATCTCTTTAATCGGCCTGATTACGTCGATCATATGGGCGCCGGAGACCCGTGGACTAACTCTCAGTGAAGCTGGCTCTGATGAACTGGAGCGCAGATAA
- the caiB gene encoding L-carnitine CoA-transferase, translated as METVKPSFGVLDDVKVVYSAVEIAAPSAAEIMAEWGADVTWMENLWTGDSVRDTKWVKEMERRNQRSISIHPFSDEGKEIIAKLIEDADIFIESSKGPAWARKGITDEWMWEINPKLVIVHVSGFGHWGDDRKVNAAAYDLTVAAYAGLVAQNGTPELPTNLHPYTADYVNSLMVVSSALAALHKAQATGQGESIDLAMYETALRVGTYYMMDYLNDGVKYPRPGARHQNLCAIGIYECADGFLGLCCYGVDQNKYLLETIGLGHMWGTEEYPEDTSALWLNGPKADLIQEKLTEYLKTQNRYDVERDFSEHRIAAQVVMEFEDILAEEHVVARENFIEWENAEGVKVRGLNTVPKFARNPGGFWRPMPALGQDTRDVLERAGFSEEDIERFARSGKVKFAQ; from the coding sequence ATGGAAACCGTAAAACCTTCGTTCGGGGTTTTAGACGACGTCAAGGTCGTATATAGCGCAGTTGAAATCGCTGCTCCGTCGGCTGCAGAGATCATGGCGGAGTGGGGTGCTGACGTGACATGGATGGAAAACTTGTGGACGGGTGATTCCGTGCGTGACACGAAGTGGGTTAAGGAAATGGAGCGCCGTAATCAGCGCTCAATCTCGATTCACCCTTTTTCTGATGAAGGCAAAGAGATCATTGCCAAACTCATTGAGGATGCGGACATCTTCATCGAATCTTCCAAGGGGCCTGCGTGGGCGCGCAAGGGGATTACCGATGAATGGATGTGGGAGATCAACCCCAAGCTTGTGATCGTTCACGTGTCAGGTTTTGGTCATTGGGGCGATGATCGAAAGGTGAACGCAGCAGCATACGATTTGACGGTCGCTGCCTATGCTGGGCTTGTTGCCCAGAATGGTACTCCGGAGCTACCGACGAATCTGCACCCCTACACCGCTGATTACGTTAACTCGCTCATGGTGGTTTCGTCCGCTCTTGCGGCCTTGCACAAGGCTCAGGCAACAGGGCAGGGCGAATCGATCGACCTTGCCATGTACGAAACAGCGTTGCGAGTGGGCACCTACTACATGATGGACTACCTCAACGACGGCGTGAAGTATCCGCGCCCAGGGGCACGCCACCAAAACCTGTGTGCCATCGGTATCTACGAATGTGCTGATGGCTTCCTCGGGCTGTGCTGTTACGGCGTCGACCAGAATAAGTACTTGCTCGAGACTATCGGCCTTGGTCACATGTGGGGAACCGAAGAATACCCCGAGGACACCTCTGCGTTGTGGCTCAACGGTCCGAAGGCGGACCTCATCCAAGAGAAGCTGACGGAGTATCTCAAGACGCAGAACCGTTACGACGTCGAAAGAGACTTCTCCGAGCATCGCATTGCCGCGCAGGTCGTCATGGAGTTTGAAGACATTCTCGCAGAAGAGCACGTGGTGGCTCGCGAGAATTTCATTGAGTGGGAGAACGCAGAAGGCGTGAAAGTTCGTGGCCTGAACACCGTGCCGAAGTTTGCACGCAATCCTGGCGGCTTCTGGCGTCCGATGCCCGCGCTTGGACAAGACACTAGAGACGTACTTGAACGTGCAGGCTTTTCTGAGGAAGACATTGAGCGATTCGCCCGGTCAGGCAAGGTGAAGTTCGCACAGTAG